The window GGCACCAGCTCGGGACGGGCGCGCAGCGTCGTGTCGGTCTGCAGCACATGCCGCACCAGCGTGGTCAGCGTTTCGGCCACGACGACCAGCACGTCGTTGTGGGCCGCCTTCGTGACCAGGCGAAAGAACTCGATGCTGGCTTCGGCGCGCTGGGCCGCATCGGCATAGTTCTCGATCTGCGCGATGTTGCGCTCGATCGCATCGAAGTCCTCCGGCGAGCCGTTCTGGCAGGCCAGCCGCAGGAGCATGCAGTTGATCAGCCGCCGTGCCTGGTCGAGATGCAGCGAATCCAGCCGGCCGCCGGCGGCGAGCTCACGCAGCGACTGCGTCAGCATCATGTAGGCGCCCTTGTAGAACACCAGCGAGGCTTCCTCGCGCCCATGGTCGAAGCGTGCCACGTGCCCCAGGAAGAGGACGTGATCGCCCGCCAGGTGTTCGGCGAACTTGTCGCACTCGAAACTGGCGACGCTGCCCGAGATCACCGGCAGCCCGCGGTGGCCCGGCGTCCACGTGACGCCGTCGAACTTGTCGACGACGGCCCCGCTGGCAAAGCGCGCGGACAGCTCCTTCTGGTCCTCCGCCAGCACGTTGATGGCGAAAGCGCCGGCCTGGCGGAAGGCCTCGAGGCTCTTGCTGGCCAGCCGCAGTCCCCAGGACACCAGCGGCGGCTCCAGCGACACCGAGCTGAACGAATTGCAGGTCAGGCCGATCGGTTTGCCATCGGGTCCCGTGGTGGTGATGATGGCGACACCGGTGGGAAAGCTGCCGAGCGCGTTGCGGAAAGCCCGCGCATCGAAGGCGGGCTGCGGGTCGGCGGGCGCGGGGGTCAGGGTCGTCACGGGCAGCTCCGAACGTTGAATGGTTTGACCATTATAGATATACTGGCCTGCCATTTCAACCAAAGGGACCCCACCCAATGACTCGTCGAGTTGCCATCATCGGCACCAGCGCGATCCCGGTCGGCCGTCACCAGACCAAGGCCGAGGAGCCGCTGCAGGTGCTGGAGCAGGAGATCATGACGCGCCTGGTCGTC is drawn from Variovorax sp. PBS-H4 and contains these coding sequences:
- a CDS encoding flavin reductase, whose amino-acid sequence is MTTLTPAPADPQPAFDARAFRNALGSFPTGVAIITTTGPDGKPIGLTCNSFSSVSLEPPLVSWGLRLASKSLEAFRQAGAFAINVLAEDQKELSARFASGAVVDKFDGVTWTPGHRGLPVISGSVASFECDKFAEHLAGDHVLFLGHVARFDHGREEASLVFYKGAYMMLTQSLRELAAGGRLDSLHLDQARRLINCMLLRLACQNGSPEDFDAIERNIAQIENYADAAQRAEASIEFFRLVTKAAHNDVLVVVAETLTTLVRHVLQTDTTLRARPELVPVRRKILAHMRERDPDAAECEMSHYFDQLRREVAAQESTL